A genomic stretch from Lathyrus oleraceus cultivar Zhongwan6 chromosome 2, CAAS_Psat_ZW6_1.0, whole genome shotgun sequence includes:
- the LOC127120326 gene encoding uncharacterized protein LOC127120326, translated as MSDNDSDAPEEFTAEQGIQLDEEIRKIKRENTIRVNTEEKERRRKWAQKITPRPSKAAKKSQGVSITESQEEPNDAAEFHPESIVQRNKAVGFLPKSIVEMLAAREKNISLTVTKEEKDETKPTTSKKRKSKDSGFEPRILSELGPPPCLQSALDFLKERKMAVPRSSAVLKNSNQASRLLSSSGVIHQK; from the exons ATGTCAGACAACGATTCTGACGCCCCTGAGGAATTCACAGCTGAACAG GGTATTCAACTAGACGAAGAGATTCGAAAGATTAAAAGAGAAAACACGATTAG GGTTAATACCGAAGAGAAAGAACGTCGGAGGAAATGGGCTCAAAAGATAACACCTCGACCATCCAAAGCTGCTAAAAAATCTCAAGGTGTATCAATAACTGAATCTCAGGAAGAACCAAATGATGCTGCAGAATTTCATCCCGAAAGCATTGTCCAACGAAACAAAGCTGTAGGATTTCTTCCCAAAAGCATTGTTGAAATGCTTGCAGCTCGTGAGAA AAATATTTCCTTAACTGTCACTAAAGAGGAGAAAGATGAAACAAAGCCTACCActtcaaagaagagaaaatccaaGGATTCGGG TTTTGAACCTCGTATTTTGAGCGAATTAGGTCCTCCTCCATGCTTACAGAGTGCCTTAGATTTCttgaaagaaagaaaaatggCAGTTCCGAGATCGTCTGCTGTTTTGAAGAACTCCAACCAAGCATCGCGTCTTCTTTCTAGTTCTGGGGTCATACACCAGAAATGA